Proteins encoded together in one Ogataea parapolymorpha DL-1 chromosome III, whole genome shotgun sequence window:
- a CDS encoding Non-ATPase regulatory subunit of the 26S proteasome, protein MSPIDADASTVLITLREQIEPSGDSDLVGAMYQLEDLYERKLWFQLSEVLSQNVYKNENSKPIRLKLFENFVLKFNDKINQLKLIEFLLLSLQDCDLKERLEYLTNLKDLIRNRKNIKKTDDDDIADIDIIQALLFLEIEIAGVKLNLGFVDEASAIIDECSKKIDKINWSLDNRINASYYFTNASLMKLKGDYTAVYYNSLLFLACIDNLDNLANKHAIVKDICASALLGDKIYNFGEIIMHDIFQYLDIAWLKQLILALNSGDLAAFEQVIGNPEIKQIPEIASNVGFLKQKMCIMSLTKLIFNSPTQNRTFKYDAIMAQVPFLQDYNEVENLLIKCFSLQLMKGLINEVNSEVEISWIQPRTMTLDQIEAMKKKLIVWSDKVSDLNQYMASAGKELWV, encoded by the coding sequence ATGTCTCCAATCGACGCGGATGCTTCAACTGTTTTGATTACACTACGAGAGCAAATTGAGCCTTCGGGAGACTCTGACCTTGTTGGAGCTATGTACCAGCTCGAGGACTTGTACGAGAGAAAACTGTGGTTCCAATTGTCTGAAGTGTTGTCACAGAACGTTTACAAGAATGAAAATAGCAAGCCGATCAGACtaaagctgtttgagaactttGTGCTGAAATTCAACGACAAAATTAaccagctcaagctgataGAATTCTTGCTCCTATCGCTACAGGATTGCGACTTAAAAGAGCGCCTCGAATACTTGACCAATCTCAAAGACCTcatcagaaacagaaagaacATCAAAAAAAccgatgacgacgacatcgCCGACATAGATATCATCCAGGCACTGCTTTTCCTAGAAATCGAGATTGCAGGCGTCAAACTGAATCTGGGatttgtggacgaggcaTCGGCCATCATCGACGAATgctcaaagaaaatcgacaagatcaatTGGTCCTTGGACAACAGGATTAATGCCAGCTACTACTTTACGAATGCCAGTCTTATGAAACTCAAGGGCGACTACACTGCCGTTTACTACAACTCTCTATTGTTTTTGGCATGTATCGACAATCTCGACAATCTTGCCAACAAGCATGCAATTGTCAAGGATATCTGCGCAAGTGCATTGCTCGGGGACAAAATCTACAATTTCGGAGAGATCATCATGCACGACATCTTCCAGTATCTGGATATTGCTTGGTTGAAACAGCTAATTCTTGCGCTCAATTCTGGCGATCTGGCCGCTTTCGAGCAGGTGATTGGCAACCCTGAGATCAAACAGATCCCAGAGATTGCCTCCAATGTCGGATTTCTCAAGCAGAAGATGTGCATCATGTCGCTGACCAAGCTAATCTTCAACAGCCCAACACAGAATAGAACGTTCAAGTATGACGCCATTATGGCACAGGTGCCTTTCCTGCAAGATTATAACGAGGTGGAGAACCTGCTCATCAAATGTTTCAGTTTACAGCTGATGAAGGGGCTTATCAACGAGGTCAACTCCGAGGTTGAGATCTCCTGGATTCAGCCAAGAACAATGACGTTGGATCAGATCGAAGCcatgaagaaaaagcttaTTGTGTGGAGCGATAAGGTGAGCGATCTGAACCAGTACATGGCTTCTGCTGGCAAAGAGCTGTGGGTGTGA
- a CDS encoding exosome complex exonuclease RRP6, with the protein MSFDLESLAPSLINLIRLSSAVNAKDISFYNSIDPAVKSESTALNQHLIDLLNELLPNAFSITSDQDGQLHADKEEENWKVVSSVLDTLFENAEIALEQGTKKEQTNQTKDEFTYLDETDTSGTRKSTPQSLKIEKPQLLFKTPVNNFETSPFKPLIKTKPNALIPLQESMQLVSAAPDVPEHYENPYSYEIMNQPYPDWILQQQESFDSIPWKECDEPTWIDNPAQLDDLLVELSKCKVIAVDLEHHDYRTYHGITCLMQLTTDTKKDYLIDPLSPELRPHLVNLNVIFTDPNIVKVFHGAFMDIIWLQRDLGLYVVSLFDTYHASRELGLGRHSLAHLLETYVKFKTSKKWQLADWRMRPLNSEMKNYAKADTHFLIEVFYKMHSELVQNPDKLKKVLYESRKVSNRRYEYSTFKPRNVKSANGFSSGAEVVATNQSVPQLPEFKNGLVSVHNPTNLPWSNLADSNSIPMAKRPLLEVLFKWRDEQARREDESPRYIMSDFMLVSLVNAFSQDSEEVSERTVLEVINSSSRFGGSQFVRSKLKELVVLIQDCLEELKQMDTALWDSIYEKKPATTKGNPKDIELAFETVKQKFEAANRPVYDGVVLAKEADNGVFSVRYTRNGGVDFIGADVKQHRLEKALEYLKIQRDVAIDVSEEPVDEQPEQPEQKEETETPEPESGLTSAAPDEIITLRKHQQRKRKQDAPATEKLDTSQKIMVSKPQQKKRKVFEPYKNEGAVAAPKKKRPVTSGRNLIFKKK; encoded by the coding sequence ATGTCTTTTGACCTGGAGTCCTTGGCTCCGTCGCTAATCAATTTGATTCGCTTATCTTCGGCCGTGAATGCCAAGGATATTTCATTTTACAATAGCATAGATCCTGCTGTGAAAAGTGAAAGCACCGCCTTGAACCAACATCTCATAGATCttctgaacgagctgcttcCTAATGCATTTTCTATCACCAGTGACCAGGACGGCCAGCTCCATGCCGacaaagaggaagaaaatTGGAAGGTTGTGAGCAGTGTGCTGGATACACTGTTTGAAAACGCCGAAATAGCTCTCGAGCAGGGCACGAAGAAGGAGCAGACGAACCAAACAAAGGACGAATTCACATATTTGGACGAAACTGACACTTCGGGAACCCGCAAGAGCACTCCACAGTCGCTAAAAATAGAGAAGCCCCAGCTGCTCTTCAAGACCCCCGTGAACAACTTCGAGACGTCGCCTTTCAAACCGCTTATTAAAACAAAGCCAAACGCATTGATCCCGCTCCAGGAGAGTATGCAGCTGGTGTCTGCAGCTCCAGACGTGCCAGAGCACTACGAGAACCCATACTCTTACGAGATTATGAACCAGCCGTATCCAGATTGGATTCTGCAGCAACAAGAATCGTTTGACTCGATTCCGTGGAAAGAGTGCGATGAGCCGACCTGGATAGATAATCCAGCAcagctggacgatctgcttgttgagctgaGCAAATGTAAGGTTATTGCCGTTGATCTGGAGCACCACGACTACAGAACGTACCACGGAATCACCTGTTTGATGCAACTAACCACCGACACAAAGAAAGACTATTTGATTGACCCATTGAGCCCAGAGCTCAGACCGCATCTGGTGAATCTGAACGTCATTTTCACAGACCCAAACATTGTCAAAGTCTTCCACGGCGCGTTCATGGACATAATTTGGCTCCAGAGGGACCTTGGGCTTTATGTTGTTTCGCTATTTGACACTTACCATGCCTCCAGAGAACTGGGGCTTGGCCGCCACTCACTTGCACATTTACTGGAGACGTATGTGAAATTCAAGACATCGAAGAAATGGCAGCTGGCCGACTGGAGAATGCGCCCGCTGAACTCAGAAATGAAGAACTACGCCAAAGCAGACACACATTTTCTGATTGAGGTTTTCTACAAAATGCACAGCGAGCTTGTGCAGAATCCAGACAAGTTAAAAAAGGTTTTGTATGAGTCACGCAAGGTGTCTAACAGACGTTACGAGTACTCGACGTTTAAACCAAGAAACGTCAAGTCGGCAAACGGATTTTCCAGCGGCGCGGAAGTCGTTGCTACCAACCAGTCTGTGCCGCAGCTTCCTGAGTTTAAGAATGGGCTTGTGTCAGTGCATAACCCGACAAACCTTCCGTGGAGCAATCTGGCGGACTCAAACTCAATTCCAATGGCCAAGAGACCTCTGCTGGAGGTGCTTTTCAAATGGCGGGACGAGCAGGCCCGGCGAGAGGACGAGTCGCCGCGCTATATCATGTCTGATTTCATGCTTGTGTCGTTGGTGAACGCTTTTAGCCAGGACTCGGAGGAGGTCAGCGAGCGGACGGTGTTGGAGGTGATCAACTCGTCCTCGCGGTTTGGTGGGTCGCAATTTGTGCGCtcgaagctgaaggagcttGTTGTGCTGATCCAGGACTGTCTGGAGGAGCTAAAGCAGATGGACACGGCGCTGTGGGACAGTATCTACGAGAAAAAGCcggcgacgacgaaagGCAACCCCAAAGACATTGAACTGGCGTTTGAAACCGTAAAGCAAAAGTTTGAGGCGGCCAACAGGCCCGTCTACGATGGCGTTGTGCTGGCGAAAGAGGCCGACAACGGGGTGTTTTCGGTGCGGTACACTAGAAATGGGGGTGTGGATTTTATTGGTGCGGACGTGAAGCAGCACCGGCTGGAAAAGGCGCTGGAGTATTTGAAGATTCAGCGAGACGTTGCAATTGACGTTTCTGAGGAGCCTGTTGAcgagcagccagagcagccagagcagaAGGAAGAAACAGAGACGCCTGAGCCCGAGAGCGGTCTGACGAGCGCGGCTCCCGACGAGATCATTACGCTGCGTaagcaccagcagcggAAACGCAAGCAGGACGCCCCTGCCACCGAGAAGCTCGACACGTCGCAAAAGATCATGGTTTCGAAACcgcagcagaaaaagcgcAAGGTGTTCGAGCCGTACAAAAACGAGGGCGCCGTGgctgctccaaagaagaaacGGCCAGTGACGAGCGGCCGCAACCTAATattcaagaaaaaataG
- a CDS encoding Adenine phosphoribosyltransferase 1, translating into MSSELAEIAAELKSALHQYPNFPSEGILFEDFLPIFRNPALFNKLIKAFKMHLEARFPDQTIDYIVGLESRGFLFGPTLALALDAGFVPIRKKGKLPGELYRAAYTKEYGEDFFEIQVESIPEGSNVVIVDDILATGGSAKGAGQLVQMCKANILEFCFVMELDFLKGRDKLQADTFTLLSGQTESLKESK; encoded by the coding sequence ATGTCTTCAGAACTTGCTGAAATCGCGGCAGAACTCAAGTCCGCGCTCCATCAGTACCCGAACTTCCCCTCCGAGGGCATCCTGTTCGAGGACTTCCTTCCTATTTTCAGAAACCCGGCTCTCttcaacaagctcatcaaagCGTTCAAGATGCACCTGGAGGCCCGATTCCCTGACCAGACCATCGACTACATCGTCGGACTGGAGTCCAGGGGCTTCCTGTTCGGCCCAACGCTTGCCTTGGCTCTCGACGCAGGCTTTGTGCCTATCAGAAAGAAGGGAAAACTGCCCGGAGAGCTGTACAGAGCTGCCTACACTAAGGAGTACGGCGAAGACTTCTTTGAAATACAGGTCGAGTCCATCCCAGAGGGATCGAACGTGGTGATCGTCGACGACATCCTGGCCACCGGAGGCTCGGCCAAGGGTGCCggccagcttgttcagATGTGCAAGGCTAATATCCTCGAGTTCTGCTTCGTGATGGAACTCGACTTCCTCAAGGGCAGAGACAAACTGCAGGCAGACACGTTCACGCTGCTCAGCGGCCAGACTGAGTCTCTGAAGGAGTCTAAATAG
- a CDS encoding Chromatin-remodeling complex subunit IES6, with the protein MSNIVEISDRLNSPLPFKPPSYKPAKRRHRFLRQILNDEAKRIQLKQQHAHDPNLVTYQSLSAPPSLRPTKTYCDITGLPTHYKSPHNQLRYYDKECYDIVKHMAPGVDQQYLALRSANVVLK; encoded by the coding sequence ATGTCCAATATTGTCGAAATATCAGACAGGCTCAATTCGCCGCTGCCGTTCAAGCCGCCCTCCTACAAGCCTGCCAAGCGCAGACACAGGTTTCTAAGACAGATCCtcaacgacgaggccaaACGGATCCAGCTCAAGCAACAGCACGCCCACGACCCAAATCTCGTGACATATCAGTCGCTGTCGGCGCCACCCTCGCTCAGACCCACCAAGACCTACTGTGACATCACAGGACTGCCCACGCACTACAAGTCCCCGCACAACCAGCTCAGATACTACGACAAAGAGTGCTACGACATCGTCAAACACATGGCTCCCGGCGTTGACCAGCAGTATTTAGCGTTGCGCAGTGCCAACGTGGTGCTTAAGTAG
- a CDS encoding 60S ribosomal protein L8-B encodes MPSKKVAPAPLAKQQKAVKTSVYDATPRNYGIGQNVQPKRALNRFVKWPQYVRLQRQKKVLTMRLKVPPAIAQFFHTLDRNSAVAVFKLLNKYRPETKSEKKERLSREAAAIAEGNKKEDVSSKPFVVKYGLNHVVSLIENKKAKLVLIANDVDPVELVVFLPALCRKMGVPYAIVKGKARLGALVHQKTAAAAALVDVRPEDEATLAKLVSTVDANFAEKYEQARKQWGGGIMGAKTTAKLTKRSRAQAE; translated from the exons ATG CCTTCGAAAAAAGTTGCTCCAGCGCCTTTagccaaacagcagaaagCTGTCAAGACGTCCGTTTATGACGCGACGCCTAGAAACTACGGAATCGGACAGAATGTCCAGCCAAAACGGGCCCTGAACCGGTTTGTCAAGTGGCCGCAGTACGTGAGACtgcagagacagaagaagGTTCTGACCATGAGACTCAAGGTGCCGCCTGCCATCGCCCAGTTTTTCCACACGCTGGACCGAAACTCTGCCGTCGCGGTGTTCAAGTTGTTGAACAAGTACAGACCAGAGACAAAGTccgagaagaaggagagacTGTCGAGGGAGGCAGCCGCCATTGCGGAAGgcaacaagaaggaggacgtTTCTTCCAAGCCGTTTGTTGTCAAGTACGGACTCAACCATGTTGTTTCACTGATTGAGAACAAGAAGGCCAAGTTGGTGCTTATTGCCAACGACGTGGATCCTGTCGAATTGGTTGTCTTCCTGCCTGCTCTGTGCAGAAAGATGGGTGTTCCATACGCTATCGTCAAGGGTAAGGCACGTTTGGGTGCATTGGTGCACCAGAAgaccgctgctgctgctgccttgGTGGATGTCAGACCCGAGGACGAGGCTACGTTGGCCAAGCTTGTTTCGACAGTGGACGCCAATTTCGCCGAGAAGTACGAGCAGGCCAGAAAACAGTGGGGCGGCGGCATCATGGGCGCCAAAACCACCGCCAAACTGACCAAGAGAAGTAGAGCCCAGGCGGAGTAG
- a CDS encoding 60S ribosomal protein L2, with protein MGRVIRNQRKGAGSIFTSHTRLRKGAAKLRTLDYAEKHGYIRGVVKQILHDPGRGAPLAKVVFRDPYKYKLREETFIANEGVYTGQFIYAGQKASLNIGNVLPLGALPEGTIVSNVEEKVGDRGALGRTSGNYVIVIGHNPDENKTRVKLPSGAKKVLSSDARGVIGVIAGGGRIDKPLLKAGRAFHKYKVKRNSWPKTRGVAMNPVDHPHGGGNHQHIGKASTISRGAVSGQKAGLIAARRTGLLRGSKDKNDD; from the coding sequence ATGGGTAGAGTTATCAGAAACCAGAGAAAGGGTGCCGGCTCCATCTTCACTTCGCACACCAGACTCAGAAAGGGTGCTGCCAAGCTGAGAACCTTGGACTACGCCGAAAAGCACGGATACATCAGAGGTGTTGTGAAGCAAATCTTGCACGATCCTGGCCGTGGAGCTCCATTGGCCAAGGTTGTCTTCAGAGACCCATACAAGTACAAGCTCAGAGAAGAGACCTTCATTGCCAACGAGGGTGTGTACACCGGACAGTTCATCTATGCCGGTCAAAAGGCCTCTTTGAACATCGGTAACGTGTTGCCATTGGGAGCCCTGCCAGAAGGTACCATCGTTTCCAACGTGGAGGAGAAGGTTGGTGACAGAGGTGCTCTTGGAAGAACCTCTGGAAACTACGTGATTGTCATTGGTCACAACCCAGACGAGAACAAGACCAGAGTTAAGCTGCCATCTGGAGCCAAGAAGGTTTTGTCTTCTGACGCTAGAGGTGTCATTGGTGTGAttgctggtggaggaagaatTGACAAGCCATTGCTCAAGGCCGGTAGAGCTTTCCACAAATACAAGGTCAAGAGAAACTCCTGGCCAAAGACTAGAGGTGTGGCCATGAACCCTGTTGATCACCCTCACGGTGGTGGTAACCATCAACACATTGGTAAGGCTTCTACGATCTCGAGAggtgctgtttctggtcaaAAGGCCGGTTTGATTGCTGCCAGAAGAACTGGTTTGCTGAGAGGTTCGAAGgacaagaacgacgactAA